A part of Methanohalobium evestigatum Z-7303 genomic DNA contains:
- a CDS encoding phosphoadenosine phosphosulfate reductase domain-containing protein, whose product MDLLSKEVEAISFLYQQSENRKLAVSFSGGKDSLVVLDLCTRVGIEKVVFSDTTIEFKENLNFIKTVEKVYGIKIDVVSSNNDFFDVVDRVGFPSRRLRWCCDVFKFGPLAKYAIDKNLDGYVTGLRRAEAKTRADYFDVDNNQMVPISQINPILNWEEDDVWEYINEHNLPINPLYEYFDRIGCWCCPFQSMTEWDTLEKYFPELMEKLEAKLDQFADQIGIKDKEQFIKEKKWTGWATAQSKSPAGTRKLCDSGEKNTIDLGFFGNSEKEVKKISKLLPILTDDYFTIGKSLRITVDKNKKQRVNTLIEKCMNCVGCGACTALCPLGALYVENGLITVDENLCTKCEKCLSTKVLRGACIVRNYAPNRKTITSYH is encoded by the coding sequence ATGGATTTATTATCTAAGGAAGTAGAAGCAATATCATTTTTATATCAACAATCTGAAAATAGAAAACTAGCGGTAAGCTTTTCTGGTGGAAAAGATAGTCTAGTAGTACTAGATTTATGTACAAGAGTAGGAATTGAAAAAGTTGTTTTTTCAGATACTACTATAGAATTCAAAGAAAACCTCAATTTTATAAAGACAGTGGAGAAAGTTTATGGTATAAAGATTGATGTTGTTAGTTCTAATAACGATTTTTTTGACGTTGTCGATAGAGTTGGTTTCCCATCAAGAAGGTTAAGATGGTGTTGTGACGTTTTTAAATTTGGTCCACTTGCTAAATATGCAATAGATAAAAACCTTGATGGATATGTTACTGGTTTAAGGAGAGCAGAAGCTAAAACCAGAGCAGATTACTTTGATGTAGATAATAATCAAATGGTTCCAATTTCACAAATTAACCCCATTTTAAATTGGGAGGAAGATGATGTTTGGGAATACATAAATGAGCATAATTTACCTATTAATCCATTGTACGAATATTTTGACAGAATAGGATGTTGGTGTTGTCCATTCCAAAGCATGACTGAATGGGATACTCTAGAAAAATATTTTCCTGAATTAATGGAAAAATTGGAGGCTAAATTAGATCAATTTGCTGACCAAATAGGGATTAAAGACAAAGAACAATTTATAAAAGAAAAAAAATGGACAGGTTGGGCGACTGCCCAAAGTAAATCTCCTGCTGGTACAAGGAAACTTTGCGATTCTGGTGAAAAAAATACAATTGACTTAGGGTTTTTTGGAAACTCGGAAAAAGAAGTCAAAAAAATCTCTAAACTGCTTCCTATATTAACAGATGATTACTTTACAATAGGCAAATCATTAAGAATAACTGTAGATAAAAACAAAAAACAAAGAGTGAATACTCTTATTGAAAAATGTATGAACTGTGTAGGTTGTGGTGCATGTACTGCTTTATGTCCACTCGGTGCATTATATGTTGAAAATGGTCTAATAACTGTAGATGAAAACCTATGTACAAAATGTGAAAAATGCCTTAGTACTAAAGTTTTAAGAGGTGCATGTATTGTAAGGAATTATGCGCCTAATAGAAAGACGATTACATCGTATCATTAA
- a CDS encoding class II glutamine amidotransferase has protein sequence MCELLGLSFNISIKPSISFTGFRSKGEQNPDGWGIAYYPVAYTKNKSSGKYVPNKYKSEKSAQIIKEPIKPENSKLSRFLINHQKIESKLIISHLRKSTKGKKNHTNTHPFSRELYGKEYVFAHNGTIQNKRLSSTGKFTPIGSTDSENIFCYLLNCIEEHGIAQWDFESFEWLSNKLNEINENGKLNCIFSDSEYLFCYQDNNLFNKLCYINRKPPNGTIRLSDNDLEIDLDEEKDDNQTGYVIATKKLTDENWIDFEPGELLVFKNGSLIYSNKCYIEHPNKNPISIEREILAVLRSHSHRVSLNHISQLSSGSIHEVKRAINSLLFDGYIRQDRRDRVSCNHEKATFYTNPIKRNYI, from the coding sequence ATGTGCGAATTGTTAGGATTATCATTTAACATAAGTATAAAACCAAGTATTTCTTTCACAGGTTTTCGTAGTAAAGGTGAACAAAATCCTGATGGTTGGGGGATTGCTTATTATCCAGTTGCATATACTAAAAATAAATCATCAGGTAAATATGTGCCAAATAAATATAAATCAGAAAAATCTGCCCAGATTATTAAAGAACCTATTAAACCAGAAAATAGCAAACTTTCCAGATTTTTAATTAATCACCAAAAAATAGAATCAAAATTGATAATTTCTCATTTGAGGAAAAGTACCAAAGGAAAAAAAAATCATACAAACACACACCCTTTTTCAAGGGAATTGTACGGTAAAGAATATGTTTTCGCTCATAATGGAACCATTCAGAACAAAAGATTATCCAGTACAGGTAAATTTACACCTATTGGAAGTACTGATTCAGAGAATATTTTTTGCTATCTTTTAAATTGTATAGAGGAACATGGTATAGCTCAATGGGACTTTGAGAGCTTCGAATGGCTTTCAAACAAACTTAATGAGATTAACGAAAACGGAAAATTAAATTGTATATTTTCAGATTCTGAATATTTGTTTTGTTATCAAGATAATAACCTATTCAATAAACTCTGTTATATAAATAGAAAACCACCAAACGGTACTATTCGGTTAAGTGATAATGATTTAGAAATTGACCTTGATGAAGAAAAAGATGACAATCAAACAGGTTACGTTATAGCAACAAAAAAGCTTACTGATGAGAACTGGATAGATTTCGAGCCTGGTGAACTTCTTGTATTTAAGAATGGGTCTTTAATCTATTCAAATAAATGTTATATTGAGCATCCAAATAAAAATCCAATAAGTATTGAAAGGGAAATCCTTGCAGTATTGAGAAGTCACTCACATAGAGTAAGTTTGAATCACATTAGTCAATTATCTTCAGGTTCTATCCATGAAGTAAAACGAGCTATTAATTCTCTACTCTTTGATGGTTATATAAGACAAGATAGGAGAGACAGGGTAAGCTGTAATCATGAAAAAGCAACATTTTATACCAACCCTATAAAGAGAAACTATATTTGA
- a CDS encoding restriction endonuclease subunit S — MRCSDITETIKLKNLLESNKLIRGIAKTREDNSNDTEKINVFMVNIKNLEDGIVDLKSTEECNVKKSDFEKPKPKKGDVIIPIRGSDFKSAVAPSGIENKGYVISLNLVALRVNNKILPRVLSEYFNSPQGQISLERISKGTKIKSIPIKELKELDIPVPNLDDQNKFDKYLEAIQDYKLRLREEKEFTEKMKKSVAFKYFRGY, encoded by the coding sequence TTGAGGTGTTCAGATATTACAGAAACAATAAAACTAAAAAATTTGTTGGAATCAAATAAATTAATAAGAGGCATAGCAAAAACTCGTGAAGATAATTCTAATGATACTGAAAAAATAAATGTTTTTATGGTTAATATAAAAAACTTAGAAGATGGCATTGTTGACCTTAAATCTACCGAAGAATGCAATGTGAAAAAATCAGATTTTGAAAAACCAAAACCAAAAAAGGGAGATGTAATAATACCTATAAGGGGGTCAGATTTTAAATCTGCTGTGGCTCCTTCTGGTATAGAAAATAAAGGTTATGTTATTAGCCTAAATCTTGTTGCTTTAAGAGTTAATAATAAAATATTACCAAGGGTGCTATCTGAATACTTTAATAGCCCTCAAGGACAAATATCTTTAGAACGAATTTCAAAAGGTACAAAAATAAAATCAATACCTATAAAGGAGTTGAAGGAGTTAGATATACCAGTGCCAAATTTAGATGACCAAAATAAATTCGACAAATATCTTGAAGCAATACAAGATTATAAGTTACGTTTAAGAGAAGAAAAAGAATTTACAGAGAAAATGAAGAAATCAGTAGCTTTTAAGTATTTCAGAGGGTACTAA
- a CDS encoding class II glutamine amidotransferase, with the protein MKKSLESKKMCELLGLSFNISIKPSISFTGFRSKGEQNPDGWGIAYYPVANNKNKSEKSAQIIKEPINSKKSNLSSFLTDYQKLESKLIISHVRKSSKKNFGHKNTHPFSRELNGCEYIFAHNGTFNNNKDDFNKGRFIPMGVTDSENIFCHILGCIEENGITQWDSGNGKENFEWLSNKLNEVNENGKLNCIFSDSEYLFCYQDNNGHHNNLYYLHRKPPYDKANLSDEELKIKLDEEKYDDQTGYVVATKRLTNEYWESFEPGELIVFKDGEIIYSNKRDFDHPTETNKGILEY; encoded by the coding sequence TTGAAAAAATCGCTGGAGAGTAAAAAAATGTGTGAATTGTTAGGATTATCATTTAACATAAGTATAAAACCAAGTATTTCTTTCACAGGTTTTCGTAGTAAAGGTGAACAAAATCCTGATGGCTGGGGGATTGCTTATTATCCAGTTGCAAATAATAAAAATAAATCAGAAAAATCTGCTCAGATTATTAAAGAACCTATAAACTCAAAGAAAAGCAATCTTTCCAGTTTTTTAACAGATTATCAAAAATTAGAGTCTAAACTAATTATATCGCACGTTAGAAAAAGCTCTAAAAAAAATTTTGGTCACAAAAATACACATCCTTTTTCAAGAGAATTAAATGGTTGTGAATATATATTTGCTCATAATGGTACATTTAATAATAACAAGGATGATTTCAACAAGGGCAGATTTATACCTATGGGTGTAACAGATTCAGAAAATATTTTTTGCCATATTTTAGGTTGTATAGAGGAAAATGGTATAACTCAGTGGGATTCTGGAAACGGTAAGGAGAACTTTGAGTGGCTTTCAAACAAACTTAATGAGGTTAACGAAAACGGAAAATTAAATTGTATATTTTCAGATTCTGAATATTTGTTTTGTTATCAAGATAATAATGGGCACCATAATAACCTTTATTACCTTCACAGAAAGCCACCATATGATAAAGCTAATTTAAGTGATGAAGAGTTAAAAATCAAACTTGATGAGGAAAAATATGACGACCAAACAGGTTACGTTGTAGCAACAAAAAGACTTACCAATGAATATTGGGAAAGTTTTGAACCTGGTGAACTGATTGTCTTTAAAGACGGAGAAATAATTTATTCTAATAAACGTGACTTTGACCACCCCACAGAAACTAATAAAGGAATACTTGAATATTAA
- a CDS encoding IS5-like element ISMev1 family transposase has protein sequence MCLCNKHTGNISSNKYLNFIDTALAVSGNSRLEIYSCKYSKRTYTQHQLLALVLLKEYLNEDYRDIVELVELMDKVQTKLGLKQIPHFTTLHKFVTRIRTILLNRLLHQTIKLFYSHGERIEVTAVDSTGFTSGHCSYYYSLRTDKKRHSFLKTSIAVDTSNLVIIGVKVSGRPVHDTKHAVTLLKQCHRIRKSEFYVMDKAYDSEDIHKLVRDELGSIAIIPVKDRKRKRIKGRYRRLMIEDFDVALHRKRSMSETSNSVLKRKYGEEIRARIYRNQVKEIILKVVVYNLDRFVKVKIIVYLRISTEPNYYFIY, from the coding sequence ATGTGTTTGTGCAATAAGCACACAGGTAATATTTCATCTAATAAGTACTTAAACTTTATCGATACAGCTTTAGCTGTATCGGGCAACTCAAGACTTGAAATCTACAGCTGCAAGTATTCCAAGAGAACCTATACACAGCACCAGTTGTTGGCGCTGGTGCTGCTCAAAGAATACCTCAACGAGGATTACAGGGATATCGTTGAACTTGTAGAGTTGATGGACAAAGTCCAGACTAAACTCGGTCTCAAACAGATACCCCATTTCACAACCCTCCATAAATTCGTGACCAGAATTAGAACTATCCTCCTCAACAGACTGTTACATCAAACAATCAAACTCTTTTATTCTCATGGTGAAAGAATCGAGGTCACTGCCGTGGATTCTACGGGGTTCACGAGTGGACACTGCAGTTACTATTACTCGTTAAGAACCGATAAGAAACGACATTCATTCCTGAAAACTAGTATCGCTGTGGATACCAGTAATTTGGTTATTATCGGTGTCAAGGTCTCTGGTAGACCAGTACATGATACTAAACATGCAGTGACATTGTTGAAACAATGTCATAGAATCCGGAAATCGGAATTCTATGTCATGGATAAAGCCTATGACTCGGAAGATATCCATAAACTGGTAAGAGATGAACTGGGTTCCATTGCTATAATTCCTGTAAAGGATAGAAAACGCAAGAGGATCAAGGGTCGATACCGAAGGTTAATGATTGAGGATTTTGATGTGGCTTTGCATCGTAAAAGGAGCATGTCTGAGACTTCTAATTCTGTACTAAAACGCAAATATGGTGAAGAAATCAGAGCAAGAATATACCGAAACCAAGTTAAAGAGATAATTTTAAAGGTTGTTGTATACAACCTTGACAGATTTGTCAAGGTTAAAATTATTGTTTATTTGAGGATTTCTACAGAGCCAAATTATTACTTTATTTATTAA
- a CDS encoding N-6 DNA methylase, with amino-acid sequence MEEDFTNNFEKNLNKKFGKNLHNKLGLKTEYLPISNPINHVLSLMLLKKLSEQYEHGVKHIVLPASAYWTNIKSSYNDIGNLLNNAFEELEMKNPEIKGVFDSLDFESNELGNVHHKNEIWKSIIDSLSSIELYNENLEPNYDFERLFDVFTPRKLAYLVVKLLNIDKDMTVYEPFCTLGTFLVRSGNYIKECTGEFDEPYLYGQSPNKEYRLTTMLNLYFNDFFKAQVKSGNLIFNPQFLTEDGDGVRKFDRVLGSYPIIKDWGYEFAKYDPYRRFSYGVPPQKKGDYAYIEHMVASLKKDGMMGVLVPNNSLSRTNEKETKIKQLMLKRDDLIESVISLPPKVLRSTATSYSLLIINKNKREERRNQVLFIDASREYRPRKTEVTRNVIKYKHIDNIVSTYQSFKDEDNFSSVVPIEKIEKHNFSLDVSSYILPEPIESDVINPNDALSRLREIQNDKNELINNIHDTYSALNLDKGYDD; translated from the coding sequence ATGGAAGAAGATTTCACTAACAATTTCGAAAAAAATTTAAATAAAAAGTTTGGCAAAAACTTACACAATAAGTTAGGACTGAAAACTGAATATCTTCCTATTAGTAATCCGATAAATCATGTTTTAAGTTTAATGTTATTGAAAAAACTTTCAGAACAATATGAACATGGAGTAAAACATATTGTATTACCTGCTTCTGCATATTGGACAAATATAAAATCATCATATAATGATATTGGAAATTTACTGAATAATGCTTTCGAAGAACTTGAAATGAAAAATCCTGAAATAAAAGGTGTTTTCGACAGCTTAGATTTTGAATCAAATGAATTAGGTAATGTTCATCATAAAAATGAGATTTGGAAATCTATTATTGATTCACTGTCATCAATAGAGTTATACAATGAAAATCTGGAACCAAATTATGATTTTGAAAGATTGTTTGACGTTTTCACTCCTCGTAAGCTAGCGTACCTTGTTGTTAAATTATTAAATATAGATAAGGATATGACAGTTTATGAACCATTTTGCACTTTGGGGACTTTTCTTGTTAGATCGGGAAATTACATAAAGGAGTGTACAGGAGAATTTGATGAACCATATCTATATGGTCAATCTCCTAACAAAGAGTATCGTCTAACAACCATGTTAAACTTGTATTTCAATGACTTTTTTAAGGCACAAGTAAAATCTGGAAATCTGATTTTTAACCCTCAATTCTTAACTGAAGATGGAGATGGAGTTAGAAAATTTGATAGAGTGTTGGGTTCTTATCCTATAATAAAAGATTGGGGATATGAATTTGCAAAATATGACCCATATAGAAGATTCTCATATGGCGTACCTCCGCAGAAAAAAGGAGATTATGCCTATATTGAACATATGGTAGCATCACTGAAAAAAGACGGTATGATGGGGGTACTTGTTCCAAACAATAGTCTTTCTAGAACAAATGAGAAAGAGACGAAAATCAAACAATTGATGCTTAAAAGAGACGATTTAATAGAATCTGTGATATCATTGCCTCCTAAAGTTTTACGTTCTACTGCTACCTCTTATTCTTTGTTGATTATTAATAAAAATAAAAGAGAAGAACGTAGGAACCAAGTGTTATTTATAGATGCCTCTAGGGAATATAGGCCAAGAAAAACAGAAGTGACAAGGAACGTTATTAAATATAAACATATTGATAATATTGTAAGCACCTACCAGTCTTTTAAAGATGAAGATAATTTTTCTTCGGTTGTCCCTATAGAAAAAATCGAGAAACATAATTTTTCTCTTGATGTTTCTTCCTATATTTTACCAGAACCAATAGAAAGTGATGTCATCAATCCAAACGATGCATTATCTAGGCTAAGAGAGATTCAGAATGATAAAAACGAGTTAATAAACAATATACATGATACATATAGTGCGTTGAATTTAGATAAAGGATATGATGATTGA
- a CDS encoding restriction endonuclease subunit S domain-containing protein, with product MQKSIISFLNVKSSSKHFRFDAEYFHPEFLSTERLIKSNNYKELRDLIKVLTDYHANGSYKTLRKNVELKSEPDYAHMIRTVDIEKDDFENDIIYINKHAYEFLEKTKVYGGEIIINKIGNAGKAYLIPPIEKKQSLGMNQFMIRTNEKINNYYLYSYLAGKYGQNQLMQRVTGAVPLSIDKESTRSVLVPIFSHNFQKNVAKAINLYIEYSKYSKKVFKECKKNLLEELGLDKWKPKHKLTFVKNFSDTIKSERIDAEYYQPKYEEIVNAIKNYKGGWDILGNVVTLEKGLEVGRNEYLDEGIPFVRVSDISPFEIKEEKYISESLYSDIKHCQPQKDEILFTKDATPGIAHYLTEQPKKMIVSEGVLRLKNITIGSKNKHKEINNEYLTLVLNSIILKEQINRDVGGSVIIHWRPKQVKNVLIPILPEEKRLKIQQKIIKSLNSHKQAKKMLNCAKRSVEIAIEQDEKTADGWLKSQINN from the coding sequence GTGCAAAAATCAATCATATCTTTCTTAAATGTTAAAAGTTCTTCCAAACATTTTAGGTTTGACGCTGAGTACTTTCACCCCGAATTTTTATCTACTGAACGTTTAATCAAAAGTAATAATTACAAAGAACTTCGAGATTTAATCAAAGTTTTAACTGATTATCACGCTAATGGGAGTTATAAAACACTGAGAAAAAATGTTGAGTTAAAGTCAGAACCAGATTATGCTCACATGATTAGAACAGTTGATATAGAGAAAGATGATTTTGAAAACGATATAATATATATTAACAAGCATGCCTATGAATTTTTAGAAAAAACAAAAGTATATGGTGGCGAAATAATTATAAATAAGATAGGTAATGCTGGGAAAGCCTACCTTATACCACCAATCGAAAAAAAACAATCCTTAGGTATGAATCAATTTATGATTCGTACAAATGAAAAAATAAATAATTATTACCTGTACTCTTACCTTGCAGGTAAATATGGTCAGAATCAACTTATGCAAAGAGTCACAGGTGCAGTACCTTTAAGTATAGACAAGGAATCAACTAGAAGTGTTTTAGTACCTATTTTTTCACATAATTTCCAAAAAAATGTTGCCAAGGCTATAAATTTGTATATTGAATATTCAAAGTATTCTAAGAAAGTATTCAAGGAATGCAAAAAAAATCTTCTAGAAGAACTAGGTTTAGATAAATGGAAACCAAAACATAAATTAACCTTTGTCAAGAACTTTTCTGACACCATAAAGTCTGAACGTATTGATGCGGAATATTATCAACCTAAATATGAGGAAATTGTTAATGCTATTAAAAACTATAAAGGTGGTTGGGATATTCTAGGTAATGTGGTTACACTAGAAAAAGGTTTAGAAGTTGGGAGAAATGAATACCTTGATGAGGGAATACCCTTTGTACGTGTTAGTGATATAAGTCCATTTGAAATCAAAGAAGAAAAATATATATCAGAAAGTTTATATTCTGATATTAAGCATTGTCAACCACAAAAAGATGAAATCCTTTTTACTAAAGATGCAACACCTGGAATAGCTCATTATTTAACTGAACAACCAAAAAAAATGATTGTTTCTGAAGGTGTTCTTAGACTAAAGAACATAACTATAGGGTCAAAGAATAAACATAAAGAAATTAATAATGAGTATTTAACATTGGTCCTTAATTCTATAATTTTAAAAGAACAAATTAACCGTGATGTGGGTGGTTCAGTTATTATTCATTGGAGACCAAAACAAGTAAAAAATGTATTAATACCAATTTTACCAGAAGAAAAACGTTTAAAAATTCAACAAAAAATAATTAAATCGTTAAATTCACATAAGCAAGCTAAAAAAATGTTAAACTGTGCCAAAAGATCAGTGGAAATTGCTATTGAACAAGATGAAAAAACTGCAGATGGATGGCTAAAATCTCAGATTAATAATTAA
- a CDS encoding restriction endonuclease — MYRKEKIKTLIVEPLTEEILDESFDQISTSDSLKQLSKFETEALECLLVKYDQEPDKRDKIIEALNSGFNNTASDFIVSKILEIDPDTDNNSIEHQQNLEILQNLSEISVTNAIIKAIYHNHYKFENNNRANDLIDLLTDRSFLTVSLLIDFIYNNSKYLDLLIIDKFTMIFHSVGSLSVRSLLHSLDDYDWSERCLEYIKGIIVDFGDESVIPLLTYMKTCSYENKLIAAEIMDMIGHVSAMRIVEALNDTEPTMKLPHFHKLQDLKSHELEKVVYNLYEAMYYHVDFTEYQDQGGDIIATKLGKERIIIQVKSHKNNKDGNRISNFAVQQVKTAQNVYFATKCVVVANNYFSPAAVELARANNVELIDIDSLQALVDNYL; from the coding sequence ATGTATAGAAAAGAAAAAATAAAAACACTGATTGTTGAACCTCTTACAGAAGAAATTTTAGATGAGAGTTTTGACCAAATATCTACAAGTGATTCATTGAAACAGTTGAGTAAATTTGAAACGGAAGCATTAGAATGTCTATTGGTAAAATATGACCAAGAGCCTGATAAAAGAGATAAAATTATAGAAGCACTGAATAGTGGTTTCAATAATACAGCTTCCGATTTTATTGTCAGTAAAATATTGGAAATTGACCCAGATACAGATAATAATTCTATAGAACACCAGCAAAATCTTGAAATCCTTCAGAATTTATCGGAAATATCTGTTACAAACGCTATTATTAAAGCTATATACCATAATCATTATAAATTTGAAAACAATAACAGAGCAAATGACTTGATAGATCTACTGACTGATAGAAGTTTTTTAACGGTATCATTACTCATCGATTTCATTTACAACAATAGTAAATACCTTGATTTATTAATAATAGATAAGTTTACAATGATATTTCACAGTGTCGGTTCATTGTCAGTAAGGTCTCTCTTACATTCTTTAGATGATTATGACTGGTCTGAAAGGTGTCTAGAATACATCAAAGGCATAATTGTCGATTTTGGAGATGAATCAGTTATACCACTATTGACTTACATGAAAACATGTAGTTACGAAAACAAACTGATTGCAGCAGAGATAATGGATATGATAGGACACGTAAGTGCAATGCGAATTGTTGAAGCCCTAAACGATACAGAACCAACTATGAAGCTGCCTCATTTCCATAAACTGCAAGACCTTAAGAGTCATGAATTAGAAAAAGTGGTTTACAACCTCTATGAAGCTATGTACTATCATGTCGATTTCACGGAATATCAAGACCAGGGAGGAGATATAATTGCTACAAAACTAGGTAAAGAAAGAATTATCATACAGGTAAAAAGTCACAAAAACAACAAGGATGGGAATAGGATATCAAATTTCGCGGTGCAGCAAGTTAAAACGGCTCAAAATGTATATTTTGCAACTAAGTGTGTTGTAGTAGCGAATAATTATTTTTCACCTGCAGCTGTTGAATTAGCAAGAGCAAATAATGTTGAATTGATAGATATCGATTCACTGCAAGCATTAGTTGATAATTATTTATAA
- a CDS encoding N-6 DNA methylase — translation MNHEDIIQTILNDSNYSLSLFEEEEVNDLKGRIYTKVVNGNEKPYITCIIRDREIQLKPEEIVRQLYAKRLMDKYEYPKNRFAFEYPVSFGRETKNSDIVIFDRDSPETPYIIVELKKPKLKDGKDQLRSYCNATGAPIGIWTNGEQISHYHRKEPNYFIDITDIPNVNQTLGDITRERFTLKDLIINDKIANERKSLKDIILDMEDEVLANAGVDVFEEVFKLIFTKLYDETLSQHDKNRIEGFLDNELNDEERANYELVKQTLENFNDRNCRVMEFRNTGQTEIELYNKIQSLFDSAKEKWRGIFQDSSRFELSSSHLSVCISSLQDVKLFNSNLLVIDEAFEYLVNKSAKGEKGQYFTPRHVIDMCVKMLNPKRGEYMIDPAAGSCGFPVHTIFHLTGHLFENTEISDEDQEDILKVFGIDFDEKTVRVARTLNLIAGDGETNVLHLNSLDYERWNEYVNNHNWSQTYGSGYNRLEKLRESRNSNKDFDFDVLMANPPFAGDIKESRIIHKYELGFKNNGKAYSKIGRDILFIERNLDFLKSGGRMAIVLPQGRLNNSSDERIREFISEHARILAVVSLDQNTFKPHAGTKTSILFVQKWDNELCPVVEDYPIFFAVSEKTGKDNSGDYLYVHDENGQYKLDKNGHLIVNHDLHNHGGELPDGIAEEFISWAKDERLSFWEGD, via the coding sequence ATGAATCACGAAGATATTATACAGACTATACTTAATGACAGTAATTATAGTTTATCATTATTTGAAGAAGAAGAAGTTAACGACTTAAAAGGTAGAATTTATACTAAGGTAGTCAATGGCAATGAAAAACCATATATCACTTGTATTATACGAGATAGGGAAATCCAACTAAAACCAGAAGAAATTGTACGTCAACTTTATGCTAAAAGGTTGATGGACAAATATGAATATCCCAAAAATCGTTTTGCTTTTGAATATCCAGTAAGTTTTGGTCGAGAAACAAAAAATTCTGACATTGTTATTTTTGATAGGGACAGTCCAGAAACACCTTACATTATTGTTGAATTAAAAAAACCTAAACTTAAAGATGGAAAAGACCAACTACGTTCTTATTGTAATGCTACTGGTGCACCTATTGGTATATGGACAAATGGAGAACAGATATCTCATTACCACCGTAAAGAACCAAATTATTTTATAGATATTACCGACATTCCAAACGTTAATCAGACCCTTGGAGATATAACCAGAGAAAGATTCACATTAAAAGACCTTATAATCAATGATAAAATTGCTAATGAACGTAAATCTTTAAAAGATATTATTCTAGACATGGAAGATGAAGTTCTGGCAAACGCTGGTGTTGATGTTTTCGAAGAAGTTTTTAAACTTATATTTACCAAGCTTTATGATGAAACTTTAAGTCAACATGACAAAAATAGAATTGAAGGTTTCCTTGATAATGAACTTAATGATGAAGAAAGGGCAAATTATGAACTAGTTAAACAAACTCTCGAAAATTTCAATGATCGGAATTGTCGTGTAATGGAATTTCGTAATACAGGACAAACAGAAATTGAATTATATAATAAAATACAATCTTTGTTTGACAGTGCTAAAGAAAAATGGCGTGGTATATTCCAGGATAGTTCAAGATTCGAATTAAGTAGTAGCCATCTATCGGTTTGTATTTCCAGTTTGCAGGATGTTAAATTATTCAATTCCAATTTGCTTGTGATTGATGAAGCTTTTGAATATCTTGTTAATAAAAGTGCAAAAGGTGAAAAAGGACAGTATTTTACTCCCCGACATGTTATTGATATGTGTGTCAAAATGCTGAATCCAAAAAGGGGAGAGTATATGATTGACCCAGCAGCTGGTAGTTGTGGTTTTCCTGTACATACAATTTTCCATCTTACAGGTCACCTTTTTGAAAATACCGAAATTTCGGATGAAGACCAAGAAGATATATTGAAAGTTTTTGGAATTGATTTTGATGAAAAAACAGTAAGAGTAGCCAGAACATTGAACTTGATTGCTGGAGATGGGGAAACAAATGTACTACATTTAAATTCGCTTGACTATGAGCGTTGGAACGAATATGTGAATAACCACAATTGGTCACAAACATATGGATCTGGTTACAATAGATTAGAAAAGTTAAGAGAAAGTAGAAACAGTAACAAAGACTTTGATTTTGATGTTTTGATGGCAAATCCTCCTTTTGCTGGTGATATCAAAGAATCTCGGATCATTCATAAATATGAACTTGGATTCAAAAATAATGGAAAAGCATATAGTAAAATTGGAAGAGATATTCTTTTTATAGAGAGAAACCTTGATTTCCTAAAATCAGGTGGACGTATGGCTATCGTTTTACCACAAGGTCGCTTAAATAACAGTTCAGATGAGCGTATCCGTGAATTCATTTCTGAACACGCACGCATTTTGGCTGTTGTAAGTTTAGATCAAAATACATTCAAACCTCATGCTGGTACTAAAACAAGTATATTATTCGTTCAAAAGTGGGATAATGAACTTTGTCCTGTTGTTGAAGATTATCCAATATTTTTTGCTGTTTCTGAAAAAACAGGTAAAGATAATTCTGGAGACTATCTATATGTACATGATGAAAATGGTCAATATAAATTAGACAAAAATGGACATTTGATTGTTAATCATGACTTGCACAATCATGGTGGCGAATTGCCAGATGGTATTGCTGAGGAATTTATAAGCTGGGCAAAAGATGAAAGACTATCTTTTTGGGAGGGGGATTAA